The Aerococcus loyolae genome contains the following window.
ATCGATAACACCACCATTCGTCAGTGCTACGACCAAGGGGTGGATGTCTTTGTTTCCGGCTCTTATGTCTACAAAGGGGATTCTAACCAAGCCATCGCTTCCTTGCGGGATGCTTGCTGCTAAAAGTGAGTGAGGAAAATGATTCAACGTATTATTGCTGTGGGAAGCGCCATTGCCCATTTGGATAATCCCATTATTGCTAGTTACAAAAATGACCCCCAAGTAGCCTGGGTGGGAATTGATCGGGGGGCAAGAGAATTGCTCCGCGTCGGCTTACCCCTCAATCTAGCTGTGGGGGACTTTGATTCGGTGACCGCGGAGGAAAGACAAGCCATCCAAGAAGCGGCCCAAGAATGTATTATTTTACCCAGTGAGAAGAATGATACTGATACTGAAGCCGCTCTCATGGAAATGATGAAAAAATGGCCCCAGTCTGAACATATTATTTTTTATGGCATGCTGGGTGGCCGACTCGACCATACCCTTAATAACCTATGGATGGTTTACCAAGACCGTTTTCAACCGGTCATCTCTCGCTTAGAATTTATTTCCGATACCAATACAGTTCGCTTTTTGGAGCCTGGTGACCATACCGTTTGTCCCTATGAAGGCATGACTTATCTTTCCTTGATTTCTATGGGCCCCGTGAGCGGGTTGACCTTAAAAGACGTTAAATACTGCTTAGAGGACTTTGCCTCTGATAAGCCGCGGTCCTTTATTTCTAATGAATTTCTTCCTGATGGACGGCCCATGTCCTTAAGCTTTACTTCTGGGCTCTTGATGGTCTTACAAACCAGGGATGCTCACTAGTTATTTGCTAAGTATTTTCTAAAAGAGGTAAATTGCAATATCAAGTGCATATTTATTTTAAAAAATCCCAGTGTCATGCCAAATAACTAAAAAGCTGATAAAGTCAATAATTCTTGGCCCGTTTTTCTCTAGCTTAAAGTGCTTGATTATCATTTAGAGATTCAGGGTGGGGCTGTCAAGGTGGAGAGCGAAGCGGACCTTGACTGGCCCACACTGAATCTCTATGCTTTGTTAAGCACTTTAGCCTGCTTCTTTAAGCGTTTCCTGAAGTTTCGCAACTTCTAGGTTATAACAGTCGTTAGGGGTTTGATAATCTAAGACCTTTCTAAAGCGATTATTTATTGTATTCGTATAGTGTGCGAGTTCCTGGTATGTCAGCTTTTTAAAGCTTGTCCCTTTGGGCAAGAATTCTCTTAACATGCGATTATGTCTCTCATTACTGCCTTTTTCCCAAGCTGAATAGGCA
Protein-coding sequences here:
- a CDS encoding thiamine diphosphokinase, which translates into the protein MIQRIIAVGSAIAHLDNPIIASYKNDPQVAWVGIDRGARELLRVGLPLNLAVGDFDSVTAEERQAIQEAAQECIILPSEKNDTDTEAALMEMMKKWPQSEHIIFYGMLGGRLDHTLNNLWMVYQDRFQPVISRLEFISDTNTVRFLEPGDHTVCPYEGMTYLSLISMGPVSGLTLKDVKYCLEDFASDKPRSFISNEFLPDGRPMSLSFTSGLLMVLQTRDAH